In a single window of the Candidatus Rokuibacteriota bacterium genome:
- a CDS encoding TetR/AcrR family transcriptional regulator, giving the protein MTELVVASIKDGERVRERRERLVSAATDVFVRKGYHLATVRDIGREAGFTQGTIYNYVRSKADILYLVCDEVVTAYQAAVRRAIDGIVDPAARLRAALRAIVEVMLARQEQILLLYHESHSLDPKAVRALLARVEEFIQTFEEMLAAVRGRRGFAVEHRRLAANIVTFLPTMVALRRWDLTRRVPPAVLVPGLTDFMLRGLGVVGEAAHAPRPRRPSARRHPRSTSPRPRRRQEGSQ; this is encoded by the coding sequence ATGACCGAACTGGTCGTCGCCTCCATCAAGGACGGGGAGCGCGTGCGGGAGCGCCGCGAGCGTCTCGTCAGCGCCGCCACGGACGTGTTCGTGCGCAAGGGCTACCACCTGGCCACGGTCCGCGACATCGGGCGCGAGGCCGGCTTCACGCAGGGCACGATCTACAACTACGTCCGCTCCAAGGCCGACATCCTCTACCTCGTCTGTGACGAGGTGGTCACCGCCTACCAGGCCGCGGTGCGCCGGGCCATCGACGGCATCGTCGATCCCGCGGCGCGGCTCCGCGCGGCGCTCCGGGCGATCGTCGAGGTCATGCTCGCGCGCCAGGAGCAGATCCTGCTCCTCTACCACGAGAGCCACTCCCTCGACCCCAAGGCCGTGCGCGCGCTGCTGGCCCGGGTCGAGGAGTTCATCCAGACCTTCGAGGAGATGCTCGCCGCCGTTCGGGGGCGCCGCGGATTCGCGGTCGAGCACCGGCGGCTCGCGGCGAACATCGTGACGTTCCTCCCCACCATGGTGGCCCTGCGCCGCTGGGACCTGACCCGGCGCGTTCCCCCCGCCGTCCTGGTCCCCGGGCTGACGGATTTCATGCTCCGGGGGCTCGGCGTCGTCGGGGAGGCCGCCCATGCGCCGCGTCCTCGTAGGCCGTCGGCTCGTCGCCACCCCCGGAGCACATCCCCACGACCTCGTCGTCGACAGGAGGGCAGCCAATGA